The following are encoded in a window of Oncorhynchus mykiss isolate Arlee chromosome 11, USDA_OmykA_1.1, whole genome shotgun sequence genomic DNA:
- the fgfr1a gene encoding fibroblast growth factor receptor 1-A isoform X1, with protein MLAVRSTLVVLALLAHILPSQARPAIPDEVIPVPPVEIQAERYTLYPGDRLELSCKTESVNWTKDHAVVVDGEHTRLRDGQLEIEGVEPADSGLYTCVTFGNHSSYFSVNVTVDILASSEDEDEEDESSSEEAKMSSSQKLLPMSPQWAQPEKMEKKLHAVPASKTVKFRCQASGNPTPTLKWFKNSKEFKRDQRIGGFKVREHMWTIIMESVVPSDKGNYTCVVENKHGSINHTYQLDVVERSPHRPILQAGLPANLTAVVGSDVAFECKVFSDPQPHIQWLKHIEVNGSRVGPDGLPYVRVLKHSGVNSSDTQVLTLYNVTEEESGEYICKVSNYIGEANQSAWLTIVRHEAQAVPRSPPPNQTYLEVLIYCVGFFLIAVMVAVAIIIKMRTSSKKSDFNSQLAVHKLAKSIPLRRQVTVSVDSSSSLHSGVMLVRPSRLSSSGSPMLSGVSEYELPQDPRWELPRDRLVLGKPLGEGCFGQVVMGEALGMDKEKPNRVTKVAVKMLKSDATEKDLSDLISEMEMMKIIGKHKNIINLLGACTQDGPLYVIVEYASKGNLREYLRARRPPGMEYCYNPDQVPIENMSIKDLVSCAYQVARGMEYLSSKKVTSGSDSTYISTCIHRDLAARNVLVTEDNVMKIADFGLARDIHHIDYYKKTTNGRLPVKWMAPEALFDRIYTHQSDVWSFGVLLWEIFTLGGSPYPGVPVEELFKLLKEGHRMDKPSTCTHELYMMMRDCWHAVPSHRPTFKQLVEDLDRTLAMTSNQEYLELSVPLDQYSPSYPDTRSSTCSSGEDSVFSHDAGAEEPCLPKFPPHSNGVALKKR; from the exons TCATCCCTGTGCCACCTGTGGAAATCCAAGCAGAGCGCTACACCCTTTACCCTGGGGACCGACTGGAGCTGAGCTGTAAAACCGAGTCAGTCAATTGGACCAAGGACCATGCAGTGGTGGTGGACGGGGAGCACACACGCTTACGAGACGGCCAGCTGGAGATCGAGGGGGTGGAGCCGGCTGACTCTGGCCTGTACACCTGCGTCACCTTTGGCAACCACAGCTCTTACTTCTCTGTCAATGTCACAG TTGATATCCTGGCATCCTCTGAAGATGAAGACGAGGAGGATGAGTCTTCCTCAGAGGAGGCAAAGATGTCTAGCAGTCAAAAGCTTTTAC CAATGTCCCCTCAGTGGGCTCAGCCCGAGAAGATGGAGAAAAAGCTGCATGCTGTCCCAGCCAGTAAGACGGTCAAGTTCCGCTGCCAGGCCAGTGGAAACCCCACCCCCACACTCAAGTGGTTCAAGAACAGCAAGGAATTCAAGAGGGATCAGCGCATCGGGGGCTTCAAG GTTCGAGAACACATGTGGACCATCATCATGGAGTCTGTGGTGCCATCTGACAAGGGGAACTACACCTGTGTAGTTGAAAACAAACATGGAAGCATCAACCACACTTACCAGCTGGATGTTGTTG AGCGTTCCCCACACAGACCCATCCTGCAGGCCGGACTGCCAGCCAATCTCACTGCGGTGGTGGGCAGTGACGTGGCGTTTGAGTGTAAGGTGTTCAGCGACCCCCAGCCTCACATCCAGTGGCTGAAGCACATCGAGGTCAATGGGAGTCGCGTTGGCCCTGATGGCTTACCCTACGTCCGCGTCCTCAAG CACTCTGGGGTCAATAGCTCGGACACTCAGGTGTTGACCCTCTACAATGTCACTGAGGAGGAGAGCGGGGAGTATATATGTAAAGTGTCCAATTATATAGGAGAGGCCAATCAGTCGGCCTGGCTGACCATCGTCAGGCATGAGGCCCAAG CAGTCCCCCGCTCCCCACCACCCAACCAAACCTACCTGGAAGTGCTGATCTACTGTGTGGGCTTCTTCCTCATTGCTGTCATGGTGGCTGTGGCCATCATCATCAAGATGCGCACCTCGTCCAAGAAAAGTGACTTCAACAGTCAGCTGGCTGTCCACAAGCTGGCTAAAAGCATCCCCCTGCGCAGACAGGTAACA GTGTCAGTGGACTCTAGCTCCTCCCTCCACTCCGGGGTGATGTTGGTGCGCCCCTCCCGCCTCTCGTCCAGCGGCTCTCCTATGCTGTCTGGGGTGTCTGAGTACGAGCTGCCCCAGGACCCACGCTGGGAGCTGCCCAGAGACAG ACTGGTGCTTGGGAAGCCCCTGGGAGAAGGCTGCTTTGGCCAGGTGGTGATGGGAGAGGCTTTAGGGATGGACAAAGAGAAGCCAAACAGGGTCACCAAAGTGGCCGTCAAGATGCTCAAAT CTGATGCTACAGAGAAAGACCTGTCAGATCTCATCTCTGAGATGGAGATGATGAAGATCATTGGGAAGCACAAGAACATCATTAATCTGCTGGGAGCCTGTACCCAGGATG GCCCTCTCTACGTTATTGTGGAGTATGCCTCCAAGGGAAACCTCCGGGAGTACCTGAGAGCTCGGCGGCCACCAGGCATGGAGTACTGCTACAACCCTGACCAGGTGCCCATAGAGAACATGTCTATCAAAGACCTGGTGTCCTGTGCCTACCAGGTGGCCCGTGGCATGGAGTACCTGTCCTCTAAGAAGGTAACATCAGGATCCGACTCTACCTACATCAGCACA tgtATCCACCGAGACCTTGCTGCCCGCAACGTGCTGGTGACTGAGGACAACGTGATGAAGATCGCAGATTTTGGCCTGGCCAGAGATATCCACCATATTGATTACTATAAGAAGACCACCAAT GGTCGTTTACCAGTCAAGTGGATGGCCCCAGAAGCTCTATTTGACAGGATATACACGCACCAAAGTGATGT ATGGTCTTTCGGGGTGCTGCTGTGGGAGATCTTCACCCTGGGGGGCTCGCCGTACCCAGGGGTCCCTGTAGAAGAGCTGTTCAAGCTGCTGAAGGAGGGCCACCGCATGGACAAGCCCTCCACCTGCACTCACGAACT aTACATGATGATGAGGGACTGTTGGCATGCCGTTCCCTCTCACCGGCCCACGTTCAAACAGCTGGTGGAAGACCTGGACCGCACCCTGGCCATGACGTCCAACCAG gagTACTTGGAGCTGTCTGTGCCTCTGGACCAGTATTCCCCCAGCTACCCTGACACTCGCAGCTCCACCTGTTCCTCTGGCGAGGACTCTGTCTTCTCCCACGATGCTGGGGCCGAGGAGCCCTGCCTGCCAAAGTTCCCTCCCCATTCCAACGGGGTGGCCCTCAAGAAGCGCTGA
- the fgfr1a gene encoding fibroblast growth factor receptor 1-A isoform X4 translates to MLAVRSTLVVLALLAHILPSQARPAIPDEVIPVPPVEIQAERYTLYPGDRLELSCKTESVNWTKDHAVVVDGEHTRLRDGQLEIEGVEPADSGLYTCVTFGNHSSYFSVNVTVDILASSEDEDEEDESSSEEAKMSSSQKLLPMSPQWAQPEKMEKKLHAVPASKTVKFRCQASGNPTPTLKWFKNSKEFKRDQRIGGFKVREHMWTIIMESVVPSDKGNYTCVVENKHGSINHTYQLDVVERSPHRPILQAGLPANLTAVVGSDVAFECKVFSDPQPHIQWLKHIEVNGSRVGPDGLPYVRVLKHSGVNSSDTQVLTLYNVTEEESGEYICKVSNYIGEANQSAWLTIVRHEAQAVPRSPPPNQTYLEVLIYCVGFFLIAVMVAVAIIIKMRTSSKKSDFNSQLAVHKLAKSIPLRRQVTVSVDSSSSLHSGVMLVRPSRLSSSGSPMLSGVSEYELPQDPRWELPRDRLVLGKPLGEGCFGQVVMGEALGMDKEKPNRVTKVAVKMLKSDATEKDLSDLISEMEMMKIIGKHKNIINLLGACTQDGPLYVIVEYASKGNLREYLRARRPPGMEYCYNPDQVPIENMSIKDLVSCAYQVARGMEYLSSKKCIHRDLAARNVLVTEDNVMKIADFGLARDIHHIDYYKKTTNGRLPVKWMAPEALFDRIYTHQSDVWSFGVLLWEIFTLGGSPYPGVPVEELFKLLKEGHRMDKPSTCTHELYMMMRDCWHAVPSHRPTFKQLVEDLDRTLAMTSNQEYLELSVPLDQYSPSYPDTRSSTCSSGEDSVFSHDAGAEEPCLPKFPPHSNGVALKKR, encoded by the exons TCATCCCTGTGCCACCTGTGGAAATCCAAGCAGAGCGCTACACCCTTTACCCTGGGGACCGACTGGAGCTGAGCTGTAAAACCGAGTCAGTCAATTGGACCAAGGACCATGCAGTGGTGGTGGACGGGGAGCACACACGCTTACGAGACGGCCAGCTGGAGATCGAGGGGGTGGAGCCGGCTGACTCTGGCCTGTACACCTGCGTCACCTTTGGCAACCACAGCTCTTACTTCTCTGTCAATGTCACAG TTGATATCCTGGCATCCTCTGAAGATGAAGACGAGGAGGATGAGTCTTCCTCAGAGGAGGCAAAGATGTCTAGCAGTCAAAAGCTTTTAC CAATGTCCCCTCAGTGGGCTCAGCCCGAGAAGATGGAGAAAAAGCTGCATGCTGTCCCAGCCAGTAAGACGGTCAAGTTCCGCTGCCAGGCCAGTGGAAACCCCACCCCCACACTCAAGTGGTTCAAGAACAGCAAGGAATTCAAGAGGGATCAGCGCATCGGGGGCTTCAAG GTTCGAGAACACATGTGGACCATCATCATGGAGTCTGTGGTGCCATCTGACAAGGGGAACTACACCTGTGTAGTTGAAAACAAACATGGAAGCATCAACCACACTTACCAGCTGGATGTTGTTG AGCGTTCCCCACACAGACCCATCCTGCAGGCCGGACTGCCAGCCAATCTCACTGCGGTGGTGGGCAGTGACGTGGCGTTTGAGTGTAAGGTGTTCAGCGACCCCCAGCCTCACATCCAGTGGCTGAAGCACATCGAGGTCAATGGGAGTCGCGTTGGCCCTGATGGCTTACCCTACGTCCGCGTCCTCAAG CACTCTGGGGTCAATAGCTCGGACACTCAGGTGTTGACCCTCTACAATGTCACTGAGGAGGAGAGCGGGGAGTATATATGTAAAGTGTCCAATTATATAGGAGAGGCCAATCAGTCGGCCTGGCTGACCATCGTCAGGCATGAGGCCCAAG CAGTCCCCCGCTCCCCACCACCCAACCAAACCTACCTGGAAGTGCTGATCTACTGTGTGGGCTTCTTCCTCATTGCTGTCATGGTGGCTGTGGCCATCATCATCAAGATGCGCACCTCGTCCAAGAAAAGTGACTTCAACAGTCAGCTGGCTGTCCACAAGCTGGCTAAAAGCATCCCCCTGCGCAGACAGGTAACA GTGTCAGTGGACTCTAGCTCCTCCCTCCACTCCGGGGTGATGTTGGTGCGCCCCTCCCGCCTCTCGTCCAGCGGCTCTCCTATGCTGTCTGGGGTGTCTGAGTACGAGCTGCCCCAGGACCCACGCTGGGAGCTGCCCAGAGACAG ACTGGTGCTTGGGAAGCCCCTGGGAGAAGGCTGCTTTGGCCAGGTGGTGATGGGAGAGGCTTTAGGGATGGACAAAGAGAAGCCAAACAGGGTCACCAAAGTGGCCGTCAAGATGCTCAAAT CTGATGCTACAGAGAAAGACCTGTCAGATCTCATCTCTGAGATGGAGATGATGAAGATCATTGGGAAGCACAAGAACATCATTAATCTGCTGGGAGCCTGTACCCAGGATG GCCCTCTCTACGTTATTGTGGAGTATGCCTCCAAGGGAAACCTCCGGGAGTACCTGAGAGCTCGGCGGCCACCAGGCATGGAGTACTGCTACAACCCTGACCAGGTGCCCATAGAGAACATGTCTATCAAAGACCTGGTGTCCTGTGCCTACCAGGTGGCCCGTGGCATGGAGTACCTGTCCTCTAAGAAG tgtATCCACCGAGACCTTGCTGCCCGCAACGTGCTGGTGACTGAGGACAACGTGATGAAGATCGCAGATTTTGGCCTGGCCAGAGATATCCACCATATTGATTACTATAAGAAGACCACCAAT GGTCGTTTACCAGTCAAGTGGATGGCCCCAGAAGCTCTATTTGACAGGATATACACGCACCAAAGTGATGT ATGGTCTTTCGGGGTGCTGCTGTGGGAGATCTTCACCCTGGGGGGCTCGCCGTACCCAGGGGTCCCTGTAGAAGAGCTGTTCAAGCTGCTGAAGGAGGGCCACCGCATGGACAAGCCCTCCACCTGCACTCACGAACT aTACATGATGATGAGGGACTGTTGGCATGCCGTTCCCTCTCACCGGCCCACGTTCAAACAGCTGGTGGAAGACCTGGACCGCACCCTGGCCATGACGTCCAACCAG gagTACTTGGAGCTGTCTGTGCCTCTGGACCAGTATTCCCCCAGCTACCCTGACACTCGCAGCTCCACCTGTTCCTCTGGCGAGGACTCTGTCTTCTCCCACGATGCTGGGGCCGAGGAGCCCTGCCTGCCAAAGTTCCCTCCCCATTCCAACGGGGTGGCCCTCAAGAAGCGCTGA
- the fgfr1a gene encoding fibroblast growth factor receptor 1-A isoform X3: MLAVRSTLVVLALLAHILPSQARPAIPDEVIPVPPVEIQAERYTLYPGDRLELSCKTESVNWTKDHAVVVDGEHTRLRDGQLEIEGVEPADSGLYTCVTFGNHSSYFSVNVTVDILASSEDEDEEDESSSEEAKMSSSQKLLPMSPQWAQPEKMEKKLHAVPASKTVKFRCQASGNPTPTLKWFKNSKEFKRDQRIGGFKVREHMWTIIMESVVPSDKGNYTCVVENKHGSINHTYQLDVVERSPHRPILQAGLPANLTAVVGSDVAFECKVFSDPQPHIQWLKHIEVNGSRVGPDGLPYVRVLKHSGVNSSDTQVLTLYNVTEEESGEYICKVSNYIGEANQSAWLTIVRHEAQAVPRSPPPNQTYLEVLIYCVGFFLIAVMVAVAIIIKMRTSSKKSDFNSQLAVHKLAKSIPLRRQVSVDSSSSLHSGVMLVRPSRLSSSGSPMLSGVSEYELPQDPRWELPRDRLVLGKPLGEGCFGQVVMGEALGMDKEKPNRVTKVAVKMLKSDATEKDLSDLISEMEMMKIIGKHKNIINLLGACTQDGPLYVIVEYASKGNLREYLRARRPPGMEYCYNPDQVPIENMSIKDLVSCAYQVARGMEYLSSKKVTSGSDSTYISTCIHRDLAARNVLVTEDNVMKIADFGLARDIHHIDYYKKTTNGRLPVKWMAPEALFDRIYTHQSDVWSFGVLLWEIFTLGGSPYPGVPVEELFKLLKEGHRMDKPSTCTHELYMMMRDCWHAVPSHRPTFKQLVEDLDRTLAMTSNQEYLELSVPLDQYSPSYPDTRSSTCSSGEDSVFSHDAGAEEPCLPKFPPHSNGVALKKR; this comes from the exons TCATCCCTGTGCCACCTGTGGAAATCCAAGCAGAGCGCTACACCCTTTACCCTGGGGACCGACTGGAGCTGAGCTGTAAAACCGAGTCAGTCAATTGGACCAAGGACCATGCAGTGGTGGTGGACGGGGAGCACACACGCTTACGAGACGGCCAGCTGGAGATCGAGGGGGTGGAGCCGGCTGACTCTGGCCTGTACACCTGCGTCACCTTTGGCAACCACAGCTCTTACTTCTCTGTCAATGTCACAG TTGATATCCTGGCATCCTCTGAAGATGAAGACGAGGAGGATGAGTCTTCCTCAGAGGAGGCAAAGATGTCTAGCAGTCAAAAGCTTTTAC CAATGTCCCCTCAGTGGGCTCAGCCCGAGAAGATGGAGAAAAAGCTGCATGCTGTCCCAGCCAGTAAGACGGTCAAGTTCCGCTGCCAGGCCAGTGGAAACCCCACCCCCACACTCAAGTGGTTCAAGAACAGCAAGGAATTCAAGAGGGATCAGCGCATCGGGGGCTTCAAG GTTCGAGAACACATGTGGACCATCATCATGGAGTCTGTGGTGCCATCTGACAAGGGGAACTACACCTGTGTAGTTGAAAACAAACATGGAAGCATCAACCACACTTACCAGCTGGATGTTGTTG AGCGTTCCCCACACAGACCCATCCTGCAGGCCGGACTGCCAGCCAATCTCACTGCGGTGGTGGGCAGTGACGTGGCGTTTGAGTGTAAGGTGTTCAGCGACCCCCAGCCTCACATCCAGTGGCTGAAGCACATCGAGGTCAATGGGAGTCGCGTTGGCCCTGATGGCTTACCCTACGTCCGCGTCCTCAAG CACTCTGGGGTCAATAGCTCGGACACTCAGGTGTTGACCCTCTACAATGTCACTGAGGAGGAGAGCGGGGAGTATATATGTAAAGTGTCCAATTATATAGGAGAGGCCAATCAGTCGGCCTGGCTGACCATCGTCAGGCATGAGGCCCAAG CAGTCCCCCGCTCCCCACCACCCAACCAAACCTACCTGGAAGTGCTGATCTACTGTGTGGGCTTCTTCCTCATTGCTGTCATGGTGGCTGTGGCCATCATCATCAAGATGCGCACCTCGTCCAAGAAAAGTGACTTCAACAGTCAGCTGGCTGTCCACAAGCTGGCTAAAAGCATCCCCCTGCGCAGACAG GTGTCAGTGGACTCTAGCTCCTCCCTCCACTCCGGGGTGATGTTGGTGCGCCCCTCCCGCCTCTCGTCCAGCGGCTCTCCTATGCTGTCTGGGGTGTCTGAGTACGAGCTGCCCCAGGACCCACGCTGGGAGCTGCCCAGAGACAG ACTGGTGCTTGGGAAGCCCCTGGGAGAAGGCTGCTTTGGCCAGGTGGTGATGGGAGAGGCTTTAGGGATGGACAAAGAGAAGCCAAACAGGGTCACCAAAGTGGCCGTCAAGATGCTCAAAT CTGATGCTACAGAGAAAGACCTGTCAGATCTCATCTCTGAGATGGAGATGATGAAGATCATTGGGAAGCACAAGAACATCATTAATCTGCTGGGAGCCTGTACCCAGGATG GCCCTCTCTACGTTATTGTGGAGTATGCCTCCAAGGGAAACCTCCGGGAGTACCTGAGAGCTCGGCGGCCACCAGGCATGGAGTACTGCTACAACCCTGACCAGGTGCCCATAGAGAACATGTCTATCAAAGACCTGGTGTCCTGTGCCTACCAGGTGGCCCGTGGCATGGAGTACCTGTCCTCTAAGAAGGTAACATCAGGATCCGACTCTACCTACATCAGCACA tgtATCCACCGAGACCTTGCTGCCCGCAACGTGCTGGTGACTGAGGACAACGTGATGAAGATCGCAGATTTTGGCCTGGCCAGAGATATCCACCATATTGATTACTATAAGAAGACCACCAAT GGTCGTTTACCAGTCAAGTGGATGGCCCCAGAAGCTCTATTTGACAGGATATACACGCACCAAAGTGATGT ATGGTCTTTCGGGGTGCTGCTGTGGGAGATCTTCACCCTGGGGGGCTCGCCGTACCCAGGGGTCCCTGTAGAAGAGCTGTTCAAGCTGCTGAAGGAGGGCCACCGCATGGACAAGCCCTCCACCTGCACTCACGAACT aTACATGATGATGAGGGACTGTTGGCATGCCGTTCCCTCTCACCGGCCCACGTTCAAACAGCTGGTGGAAGACCTGGACCGCACCCTGGCCATGACGTCCAACCAG gagTACTTGGAGCTGTCTGTGCCTCTGGACCAGTATTCCCCCAGCTACCCTGACACTCGCAGCTCCACCTGTTCCTCTGGCGAGGACTCTGTCTTCTCCCACGATGCTGGGGCCGAGGAGCCCTGCCTGCCAAAGTTCCCTCCCCATTCCAACGGGGTGGCCCTCAAGAAGCGCTGA
- the fgfr1a gene encoding fibroblast growth factor receptor 1-A isoform X5, which yields MLAVRSTLVVLALLAHILPSQARPAIPDEVIPVPPVEIQAERYTLYPGDRLELSCKTESVNWTKDHAVVVDGEHTRLRDGQLEIEGVEPADSGLYTCVTFGNHSSYFSVNVTVDILASSEDEDEEDESSSEEAKMSSSQKLLPMSPQWAQPEKMEKKLHAVPASKTVKFRCQASGNPTPTLKWFKNSKEFKRDQRIGGFKVREHMWTIIMESVVPSDKGNYTCVVENKHGSINHTYQLDVVERSPHRPILQAGLPANLTAVVGSDVAFECKVFSDPQPHIQWLKHIEVNGSRVGPDGLPYVRVLKHSGVNSSDTQVLTLYNVTEEESGEYICKVSNYIGEANQSAWLTIVRHEAQAVPRSPPPNQTYLEVLIYCVGFFLIAVMVAVAIIIKMRTSSKKSDFNSQLAVHKLAKSIPLRRQVSVDSSSSLHSGVMLVRPSRLSSSGSPMLSGVSEYELPQDPRWELPRDRLVLGKPLGEGCFGQVVMGEALGMDKEKPNRVTKVAVKMLKSDATEKDLSDLISEMEMMKIIGKHKNIINLLGACTQDGPLYVIVEYASKGNLREYLRARRPPGMEYCYNPDQVPIENMSIKDLVSCAYQVARGMEYLSSKKCIHRDLAARNVLVTEDNVMKIADFGLARDIHHIDYYKKTTNGRLPVKWMAPEALFDRIYTHQSDVWSFGVLLWEIFTLGGSPYPGVPVEELFKLLKEGHRMDKPSTCTHELYMMMRDCWHAVPSHRPTFKQLVEDLDRTLAMTSNQEYLELSVPLDQYSPSYPDTRSSTCSSGEDSVFSHDAGAEEPCLPKFPPHSNGVALKKR from the exons TCATCCCTGTGCCACCTGTGGAAATCCAAGCAGAGCGCTACACCCTTTACCCTGGGGACCGACTGGAGCTGAGCTGTAAAACCGAGTCAGTCAATTGGACCAAGGACCATGCAGTGGTGGTGGACGGGGAGCACACACGCTTACGAGACGGCCAGCTGGAGATCGAGGGGGTGGAGCCGGCTGACTCTGGCCTGTACACCTGCGTCACCTTTGGCAACCACAGCTCTTACTTCTCTGTCAATGTCACAG TTGATATCCTGGCATCCTCTGAAGATGAAGACGAGGAGGATGAGTCTTCCTCAGAGGAGGCAAAGATGTCTAGCAGTCAAAAGCTTTTAC CAATGTCCCCTCAGTGGGCTCAGCCCGAGAAGATGGAGAAAAAGCTGCATGCTGTCCCAGCCAGTAAGACGGTCAAGTTCCGCTGCCAGGCCAGTGGAAACCCCACCCCCACACTCAAGTGGTTCAAGAACAGCAAGGAATTCAAGAGGGATCAGCGCATCGGGGGCTTCAAG GTTCGAGAACACATGTGGACCATCATCATGGAGTCTGTGGTGCCATCTGACAAGGGGAACTACACCTGTGTAGTTGAAAACAAACATGGAAGCATCAACCACACTTACCAGCTGGATGTTGTTG AGCGTTCCCCACACAGACCCATCCTGCAGGCCGGACTGCCAGCCAATCTCACTGCGGTGGTGGGCAGTGACGTGGCGTTTGAGTGTAAGGTGTTCAGCGACCCCCAGCCTCACATCCAGTGGCTGAAGCACATCGAGGTCAATGGGAGTCGCGTTGGCCCTGATGGCTTACCCTACGTCCGCGTCCTCAAG CACTCTGGGGTCAATAGCTCGGACACTCAGGTGTTGACCCTCTACAATGTCACTGAGGAGGAGAGCGGGGAGTATATATGTAAAGTGTCCAATTATATAGGAGAGGCCAATCAGTCGGCCTGGCTGACCATCGTCAGGCATGAGGCCCAAG CAGTCCCCCGCTCCCCACCACCCAACCAAACCTACCTGGAAGTGCTGATCTACTGTGTGGGCTTCTTCCTCATTGCTGTCATGGTGGCTGTGGCCATCATCATCAAGATGCGCACCTCGTCCAAGAAAAGTGACTTCAACAGTCAGCTGGCTGTCCACAAGCTGGCTAAAAGCATCCCCCTGCGCAGACAG GTGTCAGTGGACTCTAGCTCCTCCCTCCACTCCGGGGTGATGTTGGTGCGCCCCTCCCGCCTCTCGTCCAGCGGCTCTCCTATGCTGTCTGGGGTGTCTGAGTACGAGCTGCCCCAGGACCCACGCTGGGAGCTGCCCAGAGACAG ACTGGTGCTTGGGAAGCCCCTGGGAGAAGGCTGCTTTGGCCAGGTGGTGATGGGAGAGGCTTTAGGGATGGACAAAGAGAAGCCAAACAGGGTCACCAAAGTGGCCGTCAAGATGCTCAAAT CTGATGCTACAGAGAAAGACCTGTCAGATCTCATCTCTGAGATGGAGATGATGAAGATCATTGGGAAGCACAAGAACATCATTAATCTGCTGGGAGCCTGTACCCAGGATG GCCCTCTCTACGTTATTGTGGAGTATGCCTCCAAGGGAAACCTCCGGGAGTACCTGAGAGCTCGGCGGCCACCAGGCATGGAGTACTGCTACAACCCTGACCAGGTGCCCATAGAGAACATGTCTATCAAAGACCTGGTGTCCTGTGCCTACCAGGTGGCCCGTGGCATGGAGTACCTGTCCTCTAAGAAG tgtATCCACCGAGACCTTGCTGCCCGCAACGTGCTGGTGACTGAGGACAACGTGATGAAGATCGCAGATTTTGGCCTGGCCAGAGATATCCACCATATTGATTACTATAAGAAGACCACCAAT GGTCGTTTACCAGTCAAGTGGATGGCCCCAGAAGCTCTATTTGACAGGATATACACGCACCAAAGTGATGT ATGGTCTTTCGGGGTGCTGCTGTGGGAGATCTTCACCCTGGGGGGCTCGCCGTACCCAGGGGTCCCTGTAGAAGAGCTGTTCAAGCTGCTGAAGGAGGGCCACCGCATGGACAAGCCCTCCACCTGCACTCACGAACT aTACATGATGATGAGGGACTGTTGGCATGCCGTTCCCTCTCACCGGCCCACGTTCAAACAGCTGGTGGAAGACCTGGACCGCACCCTGGCCATGACGTCCAACCAG gagTACTTGGAGCTGTCTGTGCCTCTGGACCAGTATTCCCCCAGCTACCCTGACACTCGCAGCTCCACCTGTTCCTCTGGCGAGGACTCTGTCTTCTCCCACGATGCTGGGGCCGAGGAGCCCTGCCTGCCAAAGTTCCCTCCCCATTCCAACGGGGTGGCCCTCAAGAAGCGCTGA